The following coding sequences lie in one Acidobacteriota bacterium genomic window:
- a CDS encoding dienelactone hydrolase family protein → MITIHSFDGGQFDAYLALPAGNSGPGIVLLQEIFGVNHEMRRIADWYAEHGFVVLCPDLFWRQEPGIQLTDKTDAEWKRAFELYQGLDEAKTVDDAGAALAVLRNHTACNGKVGAVGFCLGGKLAYLLATRYAPDCSVGYYGVGIENALDEIANLKGNLMLHIAERDQFCSVEAQAKIHAALDGKPNVTLHNYAGQDHAFARVGGAHFDPVSAELANLRTLEFFTRHLNGGDSQAKLSALWDDHVKYEFATRNTDDTLQTMVADAYVNHIPVLTGGVGHDELRAFYSQRFIPQMPPDTAMTPVSRTIGADRVVDEMVFEFTHTIKMDWMLPGVEPTGKHVKVPLIVVVHFRDGKLAHEHIYWDQASVLVQLGLIDAAKLPVAGVESAEKVLNPKLPANRLMERTNA, encoded by the coding sequence ATGATAACAATTCACTCGTTTGACGGCGGTCAGTTCGATGCGTATCTGGCGTTGCCCGCGGGCAATTCCGGCCCAGGCATTGTGCTTTTGCAGGAGATTTTTGGCGTAAATCACGAAATGCGAAGGATTGCCGACTGGTATGCCGAGCACGGTTTTGTCGTCCTCTGCCCGGATCTTTTCTGGCGGCAGGAACCCGGAATCCAGTTGACCGACAAAACCGATGCCGAATGGAAACGCGCTTTCGAGTTGTATCAAGGCTTGGACGAGGCAAAAACGGTTGATGACGCTGGCGCGGCCTTGGCGGTTCTGCGAAATCACACGGCTTGCAATGGAAAAGTCGGCGCGGTTGGGTTTTGCCTGGGTGGGAAATTGGCCTATTTGTTGGCGACGCGCTACGCGCCGGATTGCAGCGTGGGCTATTACGGCGTCGGCATTGAAAACGCGCTGGACGAAATCGCGAACCTGAAAGGCAACTTGATGCTGCACATCGCCGAACGGGATCAGTTTTGTTCTGTCGAAGCGCAGGCCAAAATTCATGCGGCACTGGATGGAAAACCAAACGTCACGCTGCACAATTATGCAGGGCAGGATCACGCCTTCGCACGGGTGGGCGGCGCGCATTTCGACCCCGTTTCCGCCGAGCTTGCCAATTTGCGAACGCTGGAATTTTTCACGCGCCATTTGAACGGCGGCGACTCACAGGCAAAGCTTTCCGCATTATGGGACGATCACGTCAAATATGAATTCGCCACGCGCAACACGGACGACACACTGCAAACGATGGTGGCCGACGCGTACGTGAATCACATTCCGGTTTTGACCGGCGGCGTTGGGCACGACGAATTGCGTGCGTTTTATTCGCAGCGGTTCATTCCGCAAATGCCGCCCGACACTGCCATGACTCCGGTTTCGCGAACAATCGGCGCTGACCGCGTGGTGGATGAAATGGTGTTTGAGTTCACGCATACGATCAAAATGGATTGGATGCTGCCCGGCGTGGAACCGACCGGCAAACACGTCAAAGTGCCGCTGATCGTGGTTGTTCATTTTCGCGACGGCAAGTTGGCGCACGAACACATTTACTGGGATCAAGCTTCGGTGCTGGTGCAGCTTGGATTGATTGACGCGGCGAAATTGCCGGTCGCCGGTGTCGAAAGCGCCGAAAAAGTGCTCAACCCGAAACTGCCGGCCAATCGTTTGATGGAGCGCACAAATGCCTGA
- a CDS encoding protein kinase: MDELQPNTTLSHYRIVAKLGAGGMGEVWLAEDERLDRQVALKLLPAEFTQDAGRVRRFGQEAKAASALNHPNIITVYDIGQSEAGHFIVMELVVGRTLRAVIAEDNSLETLLTLGHQMARALSAAHAAGITHRDTKPDNIMVRNDGYVKVLDFGLARLLPATANGEEAATLAQQTTPGTIMGTVAYMSPEQTRGETVNHLSDIFALGIVLYELATRQHPFQADTLVGYLHAITLQTPAPPQQWQPKLSATLNDLLLRMLAKDASQRPTASEVAQALQAIERGEIARAQSVESETMILQGGSEFNLQVAGSASTGTLKRELSTSAQSIAVLPFANISADEENEYFCDGLAEELLNALSKIEALHVAARTSSFSFKGKETDIREIGQKLNVGAVLEGSVRKSGNRLRITAQLINISDGYHLWSERYDRQMEDIFDIQDEISLAIVDALKVKLLGAEKAAVTKRYTDNLEAYELYLKGRFHYGKWTEEGLKKSVEFFYQAISQEPNFAPAYAGVVNAYVFLWFYGLSAPDESIPIIKSAASRAVAIDNDSAESQFALTRMKFLYEWDWSGADRGFRRTLALNPNHAEAHEQYAILLAVLGRADEAIAMGNRALELDPLFLNTRISVGFSFWILGQYKRFREQGEKLIEFAPDFFGGYWQIGVECWEKGKYEEAIAALQKSVACGATPMVSAYLGYLYGLTGKRDEAQKILDQLQELSAQRHLLPFELAVVNVGLGELDRAFELLETAYEQRAGILIYFKYIAKMMPGFRDESRLTNLLRRIGLPE; the protein is encoded by the coding sequence ATGGACGAATTACAACCCAACACCACGCTGTCGCACTATCGCATCGTCGCCAAACTCGGTGCAGGCGGAATGGGCGAAGTCTGGCTGGCCGAAGACGAGCGGCTTGACCGCCAGGTCGCCTTGAAATTACTGCCCGCTGAATTCACGCAGGATGCTGGGCGTGTGCGCCGCTTCGGTCAAGAAGCCAAAGCCGCTTCCGCGCTCAATCATCCCAACATCATCACGGTGTACGACATTGGCCAGAGCGAAGCCGGACACTTTATCGTCATGGAACTGGTCGTGGGGCGCACGCTACGCGCTGTCATTGCGGAAGACAATTCGCTGGAAACGTTGTTGACGCTCGGCCATCAGATGGCCAGAGCCCTGAGCGCCGCGCACGCCGCAGGCATCACGCATCGTGACACCAAGCCGGACAACATCATGGTGCGCAACGATGGTTACGTGAAGGTGCTGGATTTCGGCTTGGCGCGCTTGCTGCCCGCGACGGCAAACGGTGAGGAGGCCGCGACGCTGGCGCAACAGACTACGCCGGGCACGATTATGGGCACGGTGGCCTATATGTCGCCCGAACAGACGCGGGGCGAGACGGTCAACCATCTTTCCGACATTTTTGCGCTCGGCATTGTGCTGTATGAACTGGCCACAAGGCAGCATCCCTTCCAGGCCGATACGCTGGTCGGCTACCTGCACGCGATCACACTGCAAACGCCTGCGCCGCCGCAGCAATGGCAACCGAAGCTGTCCGCTACGCTCAATGATTTGCTGCTGCGAATGCTGGCGAAGGACGCGAGTCAGCGCCCGACGGCCAGCGAAGTTGCGCAGGCGTTGCAGGCGATAGAGCGCGGCGAAATTGCACGTGCGCAAAGTGTGGAAAGCGAAACGATGATTTTGCAGGGAGGTTCAGAGTTCAACCTTCAGGTTGCTGGTTCCGCCAGCACAGGCACGCTGAAGCGTGAGCTCTCAACCTCTGCGCAATCCATCGCCGTGCTGCCTTTTGCGAACATCAGCGCGGATGAGGAAAACGAATACTTTTGCGATGGCTTGGCCGAAGAGTTGCTCAACGCGCTCTCAAAAATTGAAGCCCTGCACGTTGCCGCGCGCACTTCGTCGTTTTCCTTCAAAGGCAAGGAAACCGACATCCGAGAAATCGGCCAGAAGCTGAACGTCGGCGCAGTGCTGGAAGGCAGCGTGCGCAAATCCGGCAATCGGCTGCGGATTACGGCGCAATTGATCAACATCTCGGACGGTTATCACCTCTGGTCGGAACGCTACGACCGGCAGATGGAAGACATCTTCGACATTCAGGACGAAATTTCGCTGGCGATTGTGGACGCGCTGAAGGTAAAGCTGCTGGGCGCGGAGAAAGCGGCGGTGACGAAGCGGTACACTGACAACCTTGAGGCGTATGAGCTTTACCTGAAGGGGCGCTTCCACTATGGCAAATGGACGGAAGAGGGATTGAAGAAGTCCGTTGAGTTTTTCTATCAGGCAATCAGCCAGGAACCAAACTTCGCGCCCGCTTACGCCGGAGTGGTAAACGCCTATGTTTTTCTCTGGTTTTACGGGTTATCTGCTCCAGACGAAAGCATCCCCATCATCAAGTCGGCGGCATCCAGAGCTGTGGCGATTGATAACGATTCAGCCGAAAGCCAGTTTGCGCTGACGCGGATGAAATTCTTGTACGAATGGGACTGGAGTGGAGCAGACCGAGGATTCCGGCGAACGCTTGCACTGAATCCCAACCACGCAGAAGCGCACGAACAATACGCGATTCTTCTAGCGGTATTGGGGCGCGCTGATGAAGCGATAGCAATGGGGAATCGCGCTCTGGAACTTGATCCCCTGTTTCTTAACACCCGAATTAGTGTTGGTTTTAGCTTCTGGATTCTTGGTCAATACAAACGTTTTCGAGAACAAGGCGAAAAGCTAATCGAATTCGCGCCAGATTTCTTTGGCGGCTACTGGCAAATTGGGGTTGAATGTTGGGAAAAAGGGAAGTACGAAGAGGCAATTGCCGCCCTACAAAAGTCGGTTGCCTGCGGAGCCACCCCGATGGTTTCAGCCTATCTTGGATACCTGTACGGGTTGACAGGCAAGCGAGACGAGGCGCAGAAAATCCTCGATCAATTACAGGAATTGAGCGCGCAACGACACTTGCTGCCGTTTGAATTGGCAGTGGTCAATGTGGGACTCGGCGAACTGGATCGGGCGTTCGAGTTGCTGGAGACGGCTTACGAGCAACGTGCAGGGATTCTGATTTACTTCAAGTACATCGCCAAGATGATGCCTGGATTTCGAGACGAGTCGCGATTGACCAACTTGCTGCGGCGCATCGGCTTGCCGGAGTGA
- a CDS encoding amino acid permease: protein MPEAGAVGRLRRDLGTLESYAALLGILIGAGIFTVTSQAWRLTGPSLILGYILLYPVILATSVPYAAYLSTPLGREPGGEYTHITRTLAGSINGYRLAFLGAWLKIISYIGAEAFLANSLADYLIAASGGRLNPEKHRLALALASLLFFYGVHIVGVRWFGRLQVLMCSLLSLSLIILIVPGLFAIRTENFQPFVTHGINGFLASLAPLFFSYAGFESLAQTAGEVKNSTERLPRVFLKGISVTALIFVLMSVVAFGVLPGSKLGASTAPMAEVAATYLPSGAAWFVTFGAIMALTTSMNSTMLVPSRLGIILARDGLSPDWLGAINPRTGTPILGLTLTLAASVVLLLSHQLSLALNVAVFALVILYFLHSLMFLLLPRRNPALTKSITVKLSPSLQRLAAWTSLFAMGILIAVQIWQDIQTLSKMSLRQRMENNALTSVELVIAWGVIGLGLYALGSGQGLKQSTEAAKQVQ from the coding sequence ATGCCTGAAGCGGGCGCAGTCGGGCGATTGCGTAGAGATTTAGGGACGCTGGAATCGTATGCCGCGCTGTTGGGCATTTTAATTGGCGCTGGAATCTTCACCGTAACCAGCCAGGCGTGGCGGTTGACGGGGCCAAGTCTGATTCTTGGCTACATTCTGCTTTATCCGGTGATTCTGGCGACCTCAGTGCCGTATGCCGCCTATCTGTCCACGCCGCTGGGGCGTGAACCGGGCGGCGAATATACACACATCACCCGAACTTTGGCCGGAAGCATAAATGGTTACCGACTGGCTTTTCTTGGCGCGTGGTTGAAAATCATCTCATACATCGGCGCCGAAGCGTTTTTGGCCAATTCCCTGGCGGATTATCTGATTGCGGCGTCCGGCGGGCGGCTCAATCCTGAAAAGCACCGGTTGGCGTTGGCTTTGGCCAGCCTGCTATTTTTCTACGGGGTTCACATCGTCGGCGTGCGCTGGTTCGGGCGGTTGCAGGTGTTGATGTGTTCGCTGTTGAGCCTTTCGCTGATTATCCTGATTGTTCCGGGACTGTTTGCGATTCGAACGGAGAACTTTCAACCCTTCGTCACGCACGGCATCAATGGATTTCTGGCCAGTCTGGCGCCGCTGTTCTTTTCTTATGCGGGATTTGAATCTCTGGCGCAAACGGCGGGCGAGGTGAAAAACAGCACGGAGCGATTGCCCAGAGTATTTTTGAAGGGAATCAGCGTGACGGCGCTGATCTTTGTGCTGATGTCCGTTGTGGCGTTTGGCGTTTTGCCCGGCTCCAAACTGGGAGCGAGTACGGCTCCGATGGCGGAAGTTGCGGCGACGTATCTCCCTTCAGGTGCGGCCTGGTTTGTAACGTTCGGCGCAATCATGGCACTGACGACCTCCATGAATTCAACCATGCTGGTTCCGTCCAGGCTGGGCATCATTCTTGCGCGCGATGGGCTTTCTCCCGACTGGCTTGGCGCAATCAATCCGCGAACGGGGACACCTATTTTGGGGCTGACGCTGACGCTTGCCGCTTCGGTGGTGCTGCTGCTAAGCCATCAACTGTCGTTGGCGTTGAACGTTGCAGTATTTGCCCTGGTGATTTTGTACTTTCTTCACAGCCTGATGTTTTTGCTGTTACCAAGGCGAAATCCGGCACTTACGAAATCCATTACGGTCAAACTCTCTCCAAGTTTGCAACGGCTGGCGGCCTGGACTTCCTTGTTTGCGATGGGAATTTTGATCGCGGTGCAAATCTGGCAGGACATTCAAACCTTGTCGAAAATGAGCTTGCGGCAGCGTATGGAAAACAACGCACTAACCAGTGTGGAACTGGTGATCGCTTGGGGAGTGATTGGGCTTGGCCTTTACGCTCTGGGGAGCGGACAAGGGCTGAAGCAATCAACTGAAGCCGCGAAGCAGGTGCAATGA
- a CDS encoding ABC transporter ATP-binding protein translates to MIQLENVSRKYGDGKIVYALDCVNLLIEQGERVAVMGPSGSGKSTLLNLVCGLDEPSNGEIRIDGVNIASLNDDARTRLRREKIGMVFQTFNLLPTLTARENVALPLRLNGISKKEADHRANAMLEKVGLGARTTHRPDEMSGGERQRIAIARALIFQPPVLLADEPTGNLDSKTGEEILALLDDLHREFKTTILMVTHNDEAARHCDRIIRLRDGKIVSASCVKAHAAEVR, encoded by the coding sequence ATGATCCAACTGGAAAATGTGTCGCGCAAGTACGGCGATGGAAAAATCGTTTACGCGCTGGATTGCGTCAATCTGTTGATTGAACAGGGAGAGCGAGTGGCGGTGATGGGGCCGTCCGGTTCCGGTAAATCCACACTGCTGAATCTGGTTTGCGGTTTGGACGAACCTTCGAATGGGGAAATCAGAATTGACGGTGTGAACATCGCTTCGCTCAATGACGACGCGCGAACACGGTTGCGGCGGGAAAAGATCGGGATGGTTTTTCAGACGTTCAACCTGCTGCCGACGCTGACGGCCCGGGAAAATGTCGCTTTGCCGCTCAGGTTGAACGGTATATCCAAAAAAGAAGCTGATCATCGTGCGAATGCCATGTTGGAAAAAGTCGGGCTTGGCGCGCGAACAACGCATCGTCCGGATGAAATGTCTGGCGGCGAACGGCAGCGCATCGCCATTGCGCGCGCCTTGATCTTCCAGCCGCCCGTACTGCTGGCGGATGAACCGACGGGCAACCTGGATTCTAAAACCGGCGAAGAGATTCTGGCGCTACTTGATGATTTGCACCGCGAATTCAAAACCACAATTTTGATGGTGACCCACAACGATGAAGCGGCGCGGCATTGCGACCGTATCATCCGGTTGCGCGATGGAAAAATCGTCAGCGCATCTTGTGTCAAAGCGCACGCAGCGGAGGTGCGCTGA
- a CDS encoding MFS transporter yields the protein MNDNQKSTNENAGFALAILFAINMMNFFDRQIAASVGKPIIDEFKLTDSDFGNMAMAFTLIYAAVGVPLGRWADRGNRSRILSIGVGAWSLFTAAGALAWSYVSLFIARMFVGIGEASCAPAGNSLIGDLYPPNRRARATSIFMLGLPIGILLSNVFGGLIAKHYGWRATLLIAAVPGVILAALAFFINEPSRGATEEIKIAHQEHAGLEPYRRVLSIPTMWWIILSGALHNFNAYAVNSFMPLYLGRYHGLAVDKAGLIAGVVLGAVGILGLLGGGLAADWVRRRSANGRMLLSAWSLLISTPCVYLALNVPKGSLVSFMVLMGFGWMLIYVYYVTVYPVVQDVVEPSLRGTAMALYFFAMYLLGGAFGAKILGNLSDHFANKAMIEAGATAMAEPFRASGLHTAFYIAPIVSLILAAVLFAGARTVARDMEKLQVWLRNAARN from the coding sequence ATGAACGACAATCAAAAATCCACCAACGAAAATGCAGGATTTGCATTGGCGATTTTGTTCGCCATCAACATGATGAATTTTTTCGACCGGCAGATTGCGGCGTCGGTCGGCAAACCGATTATTGATGAATTCAAGCTGACGGATTCCGATTTCGGCAACATGGCGATGGCGTTTACGCTGATTTATGCCGCTGTGGGAGTTCCGCTGGGACGTTGGGCGGATCGCGGAAACCGGTCGCGAATCCTGAGCATAGGTGTTGGCGCCTGGAGTTTGTTTACCGCCGCCGGGGCGCTGGCGTGGAGTTACGTGTCGTTGTTCATCGCGCGCATGTTTGTGGGAATCGGCGAAGCCAGTTGCGCTCCGGCGGGGAATTCCCTGATCGGCGATTTGTATCCTCCAAATCGTCGAGCGCGGGCGACTTCGATTTTTATGCTCGGACTGCCCATCGGGATTTTGCTGAGCAATGTGTTTGGCGGATTGATCGCCAAACATTACGGCTGGCGCGCGACCTTGTTGATTGCCGCCGTGCCGGGAGTGATTCTGGCCGCGCTGGCGTTTTTCATCAACGAGCCTTCGCGCGGTGCGACTGAAGAAATCAAAATTGCGCATCAGGAACACGCGGGCCTTGAACCGTATCGCCGCGTGCTGAGCATTCCAACAATGTGGTGGATCATTCTTTCCGGCGCGCTGCACAACTTCAACGCTTATGCGGTGAATTCGTTTATGCCGCTTTATCTGGGACGGTATCACGGGTTGGCGGTGGACAAGGCTGGGTTGATTGCCGGTGTGGTGCTGGGAGCCGTGGGAATTTTGGGACTGCTCGGCGGCGGATTGGCGGCAGATTGGGTTCGCCGGCGGAGTGCGAACGGGCGAATGCTTTTGTCTGCCTGGTCACTGTTGATTTCCACGCCCTGTGTTTATCTGGCCCTGAACGTGCCGAAAGGTTCGCTCGTCAGCTTCATGGTGTTGATGGGATTCGGGTGGATGTTGATTTACGTGTATTACGTGACGGTTTACCCGGTGGTGCAGGATGTCGTCGAACCGAGTTTGCGAGGCACGGCGATGGCTTTATACTTTTTCGCAATGTATTTGCTGGGTGGAGCCTTCGGCGCGAAGATTCTTGGCAATTTAAGCGATCATTTCGCGAACAAAGCCATGATCGAAGCCGGAGCGACAGCGATGGCGGAACCGTTCAGGGCTTCCGGATTGCACACGGCATTTTATATTGCGCCGATTGTTTCCCTGATTTTGGCTGCGGTGCTGTTTGCTGGAGCGCGAACCGTGGCTCGTGACATGGAAAAATTGCAAGTCTGGTTGCGCAACGCGGCCCGCAATTGA
- a CDS encoding ABC transporter permease — protein MFVTLAHITWKQWRLHRLRTALTLLGIALGVAVFFGVRTANLTLLSSLTTTIEKLAGKATLQITGGDAGFPEAIWETVKDTPGVHVAQPVIEVIGNTAFADQSSLMIVGVDMLGDRELREYEFDEATTEVADPLVALAAPDSILISRKFAEKHNLKDGDKLPLFTSQGRKEFIVRGIFKPQGMGEVFDGQIAVMDVFNAQFMFGRGRNIDRIDLMNEPEVDVLALRQRLRERLPAGVEVDRPASRGTGIEKAISAMSIGATIASFIALLVGVFIIFNTFSISVNQRWKEIGVLRALGVERRNVQRMFLGEAVLMGIIGSALGIFFGYFLAIGAERMLSQIATQLFSQVSTQQPPVFRWDYAVTAFVIGVLSSLIGALMPSRAASRLNPILALHNIETRQREAILGKARLIAGIALVVVSMGLIGFAPAKVGMNLQFGYAALLLFGMVLLLPKLTQWIARLLRPLMDRFFGSEGVLAVDTMIQSPRRTSATVGALMVGLMFVFATAAYVRSYQKTVADWMDRIVNCDLFVAASDQARSRTYHFSEELSQRIAALPGVKRIENVRILFPTYAEDSIGLVALEMDGWFARVKNVVEQADENEARAKMVKGEGVLVARNFYERYHLTTGDRLKMATPTQPFDMPIVGVIEDYTSEKGAIFMDRKLYKKYWNDSSVDMIEINLQSGVDRETVKTEIQRLVRGEHRAFVYTNQEYKKWIMDLINGFFALSYMQMAVSIMIAALGIVNALMISVAERKRELGVLRAIGGLRGQIRKMILLEAAAIAIVGVLIGAIAGFLNTWFIVRTMAMMVGGWTIPFSFSPMMVLVALPLAIGIALLAAWLPVRKAVALNVVEAIGYE, from the coding sequence ATGTTTGTCACGCTTGCGCACATCACCTGGAAACAATGGCGGCTGCATCGGTTGCGAACGGCGCTGACCCTGTTGGGCATCGCGCTCGGAGTCGCAGTCTTTTTCGGAGTTCGAACCGCGAATCTGACCTTGCTGAGCTCGCTGACGACGACGATTGAAAAGCTGGCTGGGAAAGCAACCTTGCAAATCACCGGAGGCGATGCCGGTTTCCCCGAAGCGATCTGGGAAACGGTGAAAGATACGCCCGGCGTTCACGTTGCCCAGCCAGTGATTGAAGTCATTGGGAACACCGCTTTCGCAGATCAAAGCAGTTTGATGATCGTGGGCGTGGATATGCTGGGCGACCGCGAATTGCGCGAATACGAATTTGACGAAGCGACGACGGAAGTTGCCGATCCGTTGGTTGCGCTCGCCGCACCGGATTCGATTTTGATTTCGCGTAAATTCGCCGAAAAACACAACCTGAAAGACGGCGACAAATTGCCGTTGTTCACTTCGCAGGGGCGCAAGGAATTCATCGTGCGCGGCATTTTCAAGCCACAGGGAATGGGCGAAGTTTTCGACGGCCAGATAGCCGTCATGGATGTGTTCAACGCGCAATTCATGTTCGGGCGAGGACGGAACATTGACCGCATTGATTTGATGAACGAACCGGAAGTTGATGTTCTGGCGTTGCGGCAAAGATTGCGTGAACGGTTGCCTGCCGGTGTTGAAGTGGATCGCCCGGCTTCGCGCGGAACCGGAATTGAAAAAGCCATTTCCGCCATGAGCATCGGCGCGACCATTGCCAGTTTCATCGCCTTGCTGGTCGGCGTGTTCATCATCTTCAACACCTTCAGCATCTCCGTGAATCAACGCTGGAAAGAAATTGGCGTTTTGCGCGCGCTGGGCGTCGAGCGCCGCAACGTCCAGCGAATGTTTCTCGGCGAAGCCGTGCTGATGGGAATCATCGGCAGCGCGCTGGGAATTTTCTTCGGATATTTTTTGGCCATCGGCGCGGAACGGATGCTCAGCCAGATTGCCACCCAATTGTTCAGTCAGGTTTCGACGCAACAGCCGCCGGTTTTTCGCTGGGATTACGCCGTCACGGCATTTGTGATTGGCGTGCTGTCTTCGCTAATCGGAGCCTTGATGCCTTCGCGAGCGGCTTCGCGGTTGAATCCGATTCTGGCGCTGCACAACATCGAAACCCGCCAACGCGAAGCCATTCTTGGCAAGGCTCGATTGATTGCCGGAATCGCATTGGTCGTTGTCAGCATGGGACTGATCGGGTTTGCTCCGGCAAAAGTTGGAATGAACCTGCAGTTTGGTTATGCGGCGTTGCTGCTGTTCGGCATGGTTTTGTTATTGCCGAAACTGACGCAATGGATTGCGCGATTGCTGCGCCCGTTGATGGATCGTTTTTTCGGTTCGGAAGGCGTGTTGGCTGTGGACACCATGATTCAATCCCCGCGACGGACTTCGGCCACAGTCGGGGCCTTGATGGTCGGGTTGATGTTTGTTTTTGCGACGGCGGCGTATGTTCGCAGCTATCAAAAGACCGTCGCCGATTGGATGGATCGAATCGTCAATTGCGATTTGTTTGTTGCGGCTTCCGACCAGGCGCGTTCCCGTACCTATCACTTCAGCGAAGAGCTCAGCCAACGCATCGCCGCCTTGCCCGGCGTCAAGCGGATCGAAAATGTACGAATCCTGTTTCCGACTTACGCGGAGGATTCCATTGGGTTGGTGGCGCTGGAAATGGACGGCTGGTTTGCTCGTGTCAAAAACGTGGTCGAACAAGCCGACGAAAACGAAGCGCGCGCGAAAATGGTCAAAGGCGAAGGCGTGTTGGTGGCTAGGAACTTTTATGAACGCTATCACCTGACGACAGGCGACAGGTTGAAAATGGCGACTCCGACTCAACCCTTTGATATGCCAATCGTTGGCGTCATCGAAGACTACACTTCGGAAAAAGGCGCAATCTTTATGGATCGCAAACTCTACAAAAAGTACTGGAACGATTCATCGGTGGATATGATCGAAATCAACCTGCAGTCGGGCGTGGATCGAGAAACGGTGAAAACCGAAATCCAGCGGTTGGTTCGCGGCGAACATCGCGCATTTGTGTACACCAACCAGGAATACAAAAAATGGATCATGGATTTGATCAACGGCTTTTTTGCGTTGAGTTACATGCAGATGGCCGTTTCAATCATGATCGCGGCTCTGGGGATCGTGAATGCGCTGATGATTTCTGTCGCCGAGCGCAAGCGTGAGCTTGGCGTTTTGCGCGCCATCGGAGGGTTGCGCGGCCAGATTCGCAAAATGATTTTGCTGGAAGCCGCCGCCATAGCCATCGTCGGCGTTCTGATCGGGGCCATTGCCGGTTTTCTCAACACCTGGTTCATCGTACGAACAATGGCGATGATGGTTGGAGGATGGACGATCCCGTTTTCGTTTTCGCCGATGATGGTGTTGGTGGCGTTGCCGTTGGCAATCGGTATTGCGCTGTTGGCCGCCTGGCTGCCTGTGCGCAAAGCAGTCGCTTTGAACGTGGTTGAAGCAATCGGATATGAATAA
- a CDS encoding enoyl-CoA hydratase: MSDKVLVTLENGIKRITFNNPARRNAMDFEAFRFIGDEIKRSATDETKVVVLTGAGDAFCAGADVQGFGSGEATGDVTASLRAGVNPGILAMRDLPKPIIARVHGHAAGVGCNYALAADFIVASDQAFFGQVFVKIGLMPDGGGTYFLPRAVGYCRAFELMALGEPISSQQAFELGMINRVVPTERLDEAVDELTRKLHASPGLALAKIKAALNASLKSDLAAALEFEAINQGDCFRSEDFKEGVTAFLEKRKPQFKGK, from the coding sequence GTGTCAGACAAAGTTCTGGTTACGCTGGAAAACGGCATCAAGCGGATTACGTTCAACAATCCTGCGCGCCGCAACGCCATGGATTTTGAAGCGTTCCGGTTCATTGGCGATGAAATCAAACGTTCCGCGACGGATGAAACCAAGGTCGTGGTGCTGACCGGCGCGGGCGATGCGTTTTGCGCCGGAGCCGATGTGCAGGGATTTGGCAGCGGAGAAGCAACGGGAGATGTAACGGCTTCGCTTCGCGCCGGAGTCAATCCGGGCATTTTGGCGATGCGCGATTTGCCCAAACCGATCATTGCGCGCGTTCACGGGCATGCTGCTGGAGTCGGATGCAATTACGCCTTGGCGGCGGATTTCATCGTGGCTTCGGATCAGGCGTTTTTCGGGCAGGTATTCGTCAAAATTGGTCTGATGCCGGATGGTGGCGGAACCTATTTTCTGCCGCGTGCGGTTGGGTATTGCCGGGCGTTTGAACTGATGGCGCTGGGCGAACCAATTTCCTCGCAACAGGCATTCGAGTTGGGGATGATCAATCGCGTTGTTCCCACCGAACGACTTGATGAAGCGGTTGACGAACTGACCAGAAAGCTCCATGCGTCGCCCGGATTGGCGTTGGCCAAAATCAAAGCTGCGTTGAACGCTTCGCTCAAATCTGACCTGGCCGCCGCGCTGGAATTTGAAGCCATCAATCAAGGCGATTGTTTCCGTTCGGAAGATTTCAAAGAAGGCGTCACGGCATTTCTGGAAAAGCGAAAACCCCAATTCAAGGGGAAATAA